From a single Ensifer adhaerens genomic region:
- a CDS encoding HAMP domain-containing protein, with amino-acid sequence MADAAADPVRPARSVRYRLLAIALLPTLVILPLLLGIAVYRLNAKFDAALTSKVHGDLTIAHQYLTHILENSGEHVTALGASARFKEVVADPAALKALLAQAKPRLELDFLYVIDSKGRIIASVDDLAVTSLRTDWPVIAAAMRGTPRTAIDVLDSADLQTLSPGLAARARLPLVPTANAVPSSRTDETRGMVIQSASPVDLGPAGKGALVGGILLNQNLVFIDTINDLVYRSASLPEGSQGTATLFLDDVRISTNVRLFEGQRALGTRVSAAVRSAVLDKGRTWLDSAFVVNDWYMSAYEPITDSFGKRVGMLYVGFLQAPFTAAKYQTAFFIMAAFFVIAALSIPIFLRLARGIFEPLERVDATIAKVESGDLGARTGAVENRDEIGRVAVHLDDLLDQLQQRDRELRQWNDELNLRVDERTQALQLANRQLEATTKQLVMSEKLAAIGEITAGVAHEINNPIAVMQGNLDVIRTVVGEKADLAKVEFRLLDEQIQRINQIVTKLLQFAKPEEFAGFVDRYAPGQAVADCMPLVQHLLSKAAIEVRLENTAERLILMNRTELQQVIVNLIVNAIHAMPDGGRLTIETVDREWRERPGVAIVVTDSGIGIDPDMQARVFDPFFTTKQQAGTGLGLSISQTLVTRQGGTIAVESVPGEGARFTIWLPEAD; translated from the coding sequence ATGGCTGACGCGGCCGCCGATCCTGTTCGGCCTGCGCGTTCCGTTCGCTACAGGCTGCTCGCGATCGCGCTGCTGCCGACGCTCGTGATCCTGCCGCTGCTTCTTGGTATCGCCGTCTATCGGCTGAATGCCAAATTCGATGCGGCCCTGACGTCGAAGGTTCACGGCGACCTGACAATCGCGCATCAGTACCTCACCCATATCCTGGAGAATTCCGGCGAACATGTTACTGCGCTGGGAGCCTCGGCGCGGTTCAAGGAGGTCGTCGCAGACCCCGCGGCCCTGAAGGCTCTGCTTGCCCAGGCCAAGCCACGCCTCGAACTCGATTTCCTTTATGTCATCGACAGCAAAGGGCGGATCATCGCCTCGGTTGACGATCTTGCCGTCACGTCCCTTAGGACAGACTGGCCGGTGATCGCCGCTGCCATGCGCGGCACGCCACGCACCGCCATCGATGTTCTGGACAGCGCCGATCTGCAGACGCTTTCGCCAGGACTCGCGGCGCGGGCGCGGCTGCCACTCGTACCGACCGCCAATGCCGTGCCAAGCTCACGAACGGATGAGACACGCGGCATGGTGATCCAGAGCGCCAGTCCAGTTGACCTGGGGCCTGCCGGCAAGGGCGCGCTGGTCGGCGGAATCTTGCTGAACCAGAATCTCGTCTTCATCGATACGATCAACGATCTGGTCTACCGGTCGGCGAGCCTGCCCGAAGGCAGCCAGGGCACCGCCACGCTTTTTCTCGATGATGTACGTATCAGCACCAATGTCCGACTCTTCGAAGGACAGCGTGCCCTCGGAACGCGGGTATCTGCAGCCGTGCGCTCGGCCGTCCTGGACAAGGGGAGAACCTGGCTCGACAGCGCTTTCGTTGTCAACGACTGGTACATGTCCGCGTATGAGCCGATCACCGACAGTTTTGGAAAACGGGTGGGGATGCTCTATGTCGGCTTTCTGCAGGCGCCCTTCACGGCTGCAAAATACCAGACCGCCTTTTTCATCATGGCCGCCTTTTTCGTGATCGCCGCCTTGAGCATTCCGATTTTCCTGCGTCTGGCGCGAGGCATATTCGAGCCTCTGGAACGGGTGGACGCCACGATCGCAAAGGTGGAAAGCGGCGATCTCGGCGCACGCACGGGCGCTGTCGAGAACCGGGATGAAATCGGACGCGTGGCCGTGCATCTCGATGATCTCCTGGACCAACTGCAACAGCGGGACCGGGAACTGCGGCAATGGAACGACGAGTTGAACCTGCGCGTCGATGAACGGACGCAGGCGTTGCAGTTGGCTAACAGGCAACTGGAAGCCACCACGAAACAGCTGGTCATGTCGGAAAAGCTTGCCGCCATTGGCGAGATCACGGCGGGCGTGGCACATGAAATCAACAACCCAATCGCCGTCATGCAGGGCAATCTGGATGTCATCCGCACTGTCGTCGGCGAGAAGGCGGACCTGGCGAAAGTCGAGTTTCGATTGCTGGATGAACAGATCCAGCGCATCAACCAGATCGTCACCAAGCTCCTGCAGTTTGCCAAGCCGGAAGAGTTTGCCGGGTTCGTGGATCGCTATGCGCCGGGCCAGGCGGTCGCAGATTGCATGCCGCTCGTGCAGCATTTGCTCAGCAAGGCCGCCATTGAGGTGCGGCTTGAAAATACGGCCGAGCGGCTGATCCTGATGAACCGCACGGAGCTTCAGCAGGTCATCGTCAACCTGATCGTCAATGCCATCCATGCCATGCCTGACGGCGGCAGGCTCACCATCGAAACCGTTGACCGGGAATGGCGCGAGCGACCGGGTGTGGCGATCGTCGTCACCGATAGCGGCATCGGTATCGACCCGGACATGCAGGCGCGGGTTTTCGATCCCTTTTTCACCACCAAGCAGCAGGCTGGAACCGGCCTCGGGCTTTCCATCAGCCAGACACTGGTGACGCGGCAGGGCGGGACCATCGCTGTGGAGAGTGTGCCTGGCGAAGGCGCTAGATTTACAATTTGGCTGCCCGAAGCGGATTGA
- a CDS encoding DNA-binding transcriptional response regulator, NtrC family, contains REC, AAA-type ATPase, and a Fis-type DNA-binding domains: MGIEAQREARHLQPDAEFGPSLANASILVVDDEPGMRNFLLRTLAPRCKHVQVASDTDEATARLDEQHYDLIILDNIMPRKSGLEWLSEQRAIGFFGEAILMTAYADLETAIQALRAGAVDFILKPFRSNQILNAVAQCLDRIRLQRENYVLRYELTAASDHMLLRDRLIGHSRAIDRVRETIARVAPLPTSVLLTGQSGTGKEVAARSLHALSDRASKPFVPVNCGAIPPEMIESELFGHLKGAFTGADRAREGLFLHAQGGTLFLDEISEMPPATQSKLLRALEDRKVRPVGAEREVPVDIRFIFATNAELDKEVQAGRFRADLFFRINVMQIHLPPLSAREDDVIELAALFMKKLSAQLGMSQVAIDDDARRALSSYSWPGNVRELRNLVERTLILGYFPDGFGPGEFTTASPAPGSLADVERRHILAVLAACKGQRDEAAQRLGISRKTIDRKLAAWDG, encoded by the coding sequence TGAGGACGCTTGCGCCGCGGTGCAAGCACGTTCAGGTGGCCTCCGACACGGACGAGGCCACGGCGCGTCTCGACGAGCAGCATTACGATCTCATCATACTGGACAACATCATGCCCAGAAAAAGCGGGCTGGAGTGGCTTTCCGAACAGAGAGCGATCGGCTTTTTCGGCGAGGCCATCCTGATGACCGCCTATGCTGATCTGGAAACTGCAATTCAGGCGCTCCGAGCCGGGGCCGTCGATTTCATCCTCAAGCCCTTTCGCTCCAACCAGATCCTCAACGCTGTCGCGCAGTGTCTTGACCGCATCCGCCTGCAACGTGAAAACTACGTGCTGCGCTATGAGCTCACGGCTGCATCCGATCATATGTTGCTGAGGGATCGCCTGATAGGGCATTCCCGCGCCATAGACCGCGTACGCGAGACGATTGCACGTGTTGCGCCGCTTCCGACATCCGTTCTGCTGACTGGCCAGTCGGGCACCGGCAAGGAAGTGGCCGCCCGTTCGTTGCATGCCCTGTCGGATCGCGCCTCCAAACCTTTCGTGCCGGTGAATTGCGGTGCGATCCCGCCCGAAATGATCGAAAGCGAGCTTTTCGGCCATCTGAAAGGCGCTTTCACCGGCGCGGATCGCGCCCGCGAGGGCTTGTTCCTCCATGCGCAGGGCGGCACGCTCTTCCTCGATGAAATCAGTGAAATGCCACCTGCCACGCAAAGCAAGCTCCTGCGCGCACTGGAGGACCGCAAGGTGCGCCCTGTGGGCGCCGAGAGAGAAGTCCCGGTCGACATTCGCTTCATCTTCGCGACCAATGCGGAACTGGACAAGGAGGTGCAGGCGGGCCGCTTCCGAGCCGATCTGTTTTTCCGGATCAACGTCATGCAGATCCATCTCCCGCCGTTGAGCGCGCGTGAAGACGATGTCATCGAGCTTGCGGCTCTCTTCATGAAGAAGCTGTCTGCACAGCTCGGCATGTCGCAAGTCGCGATCGACGATGACGCGCGCCGTGCGCTGAGCAGCTATTCCTGGCCAGGCAATGTGCGTGAGTTGCGCAATCTCGTCGAGCGCACCTTGATCCTCGGATATTTCCCCGACGGCTTCGGTCCGGGTGAGTTCACCACTGCCTCACCAGCGCCCGGCTCTCTTGCCGATGTCGAGCGTCGGCATATCCTGGCAGTTCTGGCCGCCTGCAAGGGGCAAAGGGACGAGGCGGCGCAGAGGCTCGGCATTTCGCGCAAGACCATCGATCGCAAGCTGGCGGCCTGGGATGGCTGA